The following are encoded in a window of Mustela nigripes isolate SB6536 chromosome 1, MUSNIG.SB6536, whole genome shotgun sequence genomic DNA:
- the LOC132024842 gene encoding putative tripartite motif-containing protein 61: MPCAASLAELQAEASCPICLDYLRDPVTTDCGHNFCSSCIHQRWEDLQDILPCPVCFHHCPDRTFKRNVQLGHVTDLVQQLPTRRSKRRLQEGKALCEQHGQPLSLFCEKDLELLCLRCKVSSGHLGHPLTPIE, from the coding sequence ATGCCCTGTGCAGCCTCCCTGGCTGAGCTCCAAGCCGAGGCCAGCTGCCCCATTTGCCTGGATTACCTGAGAGACCCAGTGACCACTGACTGTGGGCACAACTTCTGTAGCTCCTGCATCCACCAGCGCTGGGAAGACCTACAGGACATCCTCCCCTGTCCCGTCTGCTTCCACCACTGTCCTGACAGGACCTTCAAGAGGAACGTGCAGTTAGGTCATGTGACTGATTTGGTCCAGCAGCTTCCCACCAGGAGGAGCAAGAGGAGACTGCAGGAAGGGAAAGCCCTGTGTGAGCAGCACGGTCAGCCTCTGTCCCTGTTCTGTGAGAAGGACCTGGAGCTGCTGTGTCTCCGGTGCAAGGTCTCCTCCGGCCACCTGGGCCACCCCCTGACACCCATCGAGTGA
- the LOC132024888 gene encoding tripartite motif-containing protein 75-like, giving the protein MAVPAALAGLQAEANCPVCLDYLRDPVTTECGHNFCRCCIQQSWADLKDRFPCPVCRHACQERHLRSNTQLGRMIDIAKLLHVTTTKKRKLEEEHLCEKHNQVLTLFCEEDLEVLCPTCTQPPDHQGHLVRPVEEAASHHRQRLSHYIRQLKRQVADVQKLVATQDRKLLELREMVQYQSQKLTSEFEHLNECIDREQEAVLARLAEEERDIQQKLCVNITTLSDHVFTVRRLLNQVAERSVMSEVKLLTGVRRIQDRCAGLKPPALYSFQLRTEGCSLPPQYLALQKVIQKFRQEVTLDPETAHPNLLVSEDKKSVTFVRRKPGIPQNPKRFLVVLGSQGFDGGRHYWEVQVGNKREWAVGLCKDPLSKKGKRPPSGGHSCWTIRLQDGGYVAQGAAPVTLALKEKPKGVGIYLDYELGEISFYSLNDRSHIHSFMDTFSEVLKPYFCVGHDSKPLTICAVRDYEL; this is encoded by the coding sequence ATGGCAGTCCCAGCAGCCCTGGCAGGGCTCCAGGCAGAAGCCAACTGTCCCGTCTGTCTGGATTACCTCAGAGACCCCGTCACCACCGAATGTGGACACAACTTCTGTCGCTGCTGCATCCAGCAGTCCTGGGCTGATCTCAAGGACAGGTTCCCGTGCCCTGTGTGCCGTCACGCGTGCCAGGAGAGGCACTTGAGGAGCAACACCCAGCTGGGAAGGATGATTGACATTGCCAAGCTCCTCCATGTCACTACGACCAAGAAGAGGAAGCTGGAAGAGGAACATCTGTGTGAGAAGCACAACCAGGTCCTGACCCTCTTTTGTGAGGAGGACCTTGAGGTGTTGTGTCCCACGTGCACACAGCCCCCTGACCACCAGGGCCACTTGGTGAGGCCCGTGGAGGAGGCCGCCTCTCATCACAGGCAGAGGCTCAGCCATTACATCAGGCAGCTGAAGAGGCAGGTGGCAGATGTTCAGAAACTAGTAGCCACCCAAGATCGAAAACTCTTAGAACTGAGAGAGATGGTGCAGTACCAGAGTCAGAAATTAACCTCTGAGTTTGAGCACCTGAACGAATGTATAGACCGTGAGCAAGAGGCTGTTCTGGCACGGCTAGcggaagaagagagagacattCAGCAAAAACTCTGTGTGAACATCACCACCCTTTCAGACCATGTTTTCACTGTCCGACGCCTCCTAAACCAGGTGGCAGAGAGGAGTGTGATGTCGGAGGTGAAGCTGCTGACAGGTGTCAGGAGGATCCAGGACAGGTGTGCAGGCCTAAAGCCCCCAGCTCTCTATTCTTTCCAGTTAAGGACTGAAGGATGTAGTCTCCCTCCACAGTACTTGGCTCTGCAGAAAGTTATACAGAAGTTTAGACAAGAGGTTACTCTGGATCCTGAGACTGCACACCCGAATCTGCTTGTCTCTGAGGATAAAAAGTCAGTGACATTTGTGAGGAGAAAGCCAGGCATTCCTCAGAATCCAAAGAGATTTCTGGTCGTGCTGGGATCCCAGGGCTTCGATGGTGGCCGACATTACTGGGAGGTGCAGGTCGGTAACAAGCGGGAGTGGGCAGTGGGGCTCTGTAAGGACCCCCTTTCCAAAAAGGGCAAGCGGCCCCCTTCAGGAGGGCACAGTTGCTGGACAATTCGGCTGCAGGACGGTGGCTATGTCGCACAAGGGGCCGCTCCTGTCACTCTTGCACTGAAGGAAAAGCCCAAAGGGGTTGGCATTTATCTGGACTATGAGTTGGGGGAGATTTCCTTTTACAGTTTGAACGACAGGTCTCATATCCATTCTTTTATGGATACATTTTCTGAAGTGCTGAAGCCTTACTTCTGTGTGGGGCATGACTCCAAACCTCTCAC